One part of the Arabidopsis thaliana chromosome 4, partial sequence genome encodes these proteins:
- a CDS encoding RNA-binding KH domain-containing protein (RNA-binding KH domain-containing protein; FUNCTIONS IN: RNA binding, nucleic acid binding; INVOLVED IN: biological_process unknown; LOCATED IN: cellular_component unknown; EXPRESSED IN: 14 plant structures; EXPRESSED DURING: 6 growth stages; CONTAINS InterPro DOMAIN/s: K Homology, type 1, subgroup (InterPro:IPR018111), K Homology (InterPro:IPR004087), K Homology, type 1 (InterPro:IPR004088); BEST Arabidopsis thaliana protein match is: RNA-binding KH domain-containing protein (TAIR:AT5G46190.1); Has 1807 Blast hits to 1807 proteins in 277 species: Archae - 0; Bacteria - 0; Metazoa - 736; Fungi - 347; Plants - 385; Viruses - 0; Other Eukaryotes - 339 (source: NCBI BLink).), with translation MVERKKRKQIQRNNSESNRNQKRRISHDKINRDELVVYRILCPIDVVGGVIGKSGKVINAIRHNTKAKIKVFDQLHGCSQRVITIYCSVKEKQEEIGFTKSENEPLCCAQDALLKVYDAIVASDEENNTKTNVDRDDNKECRLLVPFSQSSSLIGKAGENIKRIRRRTRASVKVVSKDVSDPSHVCAMEYDNVVVISGEPESVKQALFAVSAIMYKINPRENIPLDSTSQDVPAASVIVPSDLSNSVYPQTGFYSNQDHILQQGAGVPSYFNALSVSDFQGYAETAANPVPVFASSLPVTHGFGGSSRSEELVFKVLCPLCNIMRVIGKGGSTIKRIREASGSCIEVNDSRTKCGDDECVIIVTATESPDDMKSMAVEAVLLLQEYINDEDAENVKMQLLVSSKVIGCVIGKSGSVINEIRKRTNANICISKGKKDDLVEVSGEVSSVRDALIQIVLRLREDVLGDKDSVATRKPPARTDNCSFLSGSSNAGYTLPSFMSSMASTSGFHGYGSFPAGDNVLGSTGPYSYGRLPSSSALEILIPAHAMSKVMGKGGGNLENIRRISGAMIEISASKTSHGDHIALLSGTLEQMRCAENLVQAFVMST, from the exons ATGGTAGAACGCAAGAAACGGAAACAGATTCAGAGAAACAACAGTGAGAGCAACAGGAATCAAAAGAGACGAATTTCACATGATAAGATTAATAGAGATGAGCTTGTAGTTTACAGAATCTTATGTCCTATTGATGTTGTTGGAGGTGTTATAGGTAAAAGTGGTAAAGTCATCAACGCCATTAGGCATAACACAAAAGCCAAGATCAAAGTATTTGATCAGTTACATGGTTGCAGCCAAAGAGTCATAACAATCTATTGCTCTgttaaagagaaacaagaagaaatcgGTTTTACGAAGAGCGAAAACGAGCCTCTTTGTTGTGCACAAGATGCTCTTCTTAAAGTCTATGATGCAATTGTAGCTAGTGATGAAGAGAACAACACTAAGACTAATGTAGATAGAGATGATAACAAGGAATGCCGTCTTTTAGTTCCGTTTAGTCAATCTTCTAGTTTGATTGGTAAGGCTGGTGAGAACATTAAGAGGATAAGACGTAGAACTAGAGCTAGTGTTAAGGTTGTTTCGAAAGATGTTTCGGATCCTTCACATGTTTGTGCCATGGAATATGACAATGTAGTTGTG ATATCTGGTGAGCCTGAATCCGTGAAGCAAGCGCTTTTTGCTGTTTCTGCAATCATGTACAAGATCAATCCTCGTGAAAATATTCCTCTAGATTCAACCAGCCAAGATGTTCCAGCAGCTAGTGTTATAGTTCCATCAGATCTTTCTAATTCTGTCTATCCTCAAACGGGATTTTACTCGAATCAAGATCATATTCTTCAGCAAGGGGCGGGTGTTCCGTCATATTTCAATGCACTATCTGTATCTGACTTTCAAGGTTACGCAGAAACCGCTGCGAATCCAGTGcctgtttttgcttcttctctcccaGTGACTCATGGTTTTGGTGGGTCTTCCAGATCAGAAGAGCTGGTTTTTAAAGTCTTGTGCCCTTTGTGCAATATTATGCGTGTAATCGGGAAAGGAGGATCAACCATTAAAAGAATAAGAGAAGCAAGCGGTTCTTGTATTGAGGTTAATGACTCGAGAACAAAGTGTGGTGATGATGAGTGTGTTATCATTGTCACTGCTACAGAG TCTCCTGATGATATGAAGTCTATGGCTGTTGAAgctgttcttcttctgcaagaGTATATCAACGATGAGGATGCGGAAAATGTTAAGATGCaacttcttgtttcttctaagGTTATTGGATGCGTTATAGGGAAGAGTGGCTCAGTCATAAACGAAATCAGGAAAAGAACCAATGCTAATATCTGTATCTCGAAAGGGAAAAAGGATGACCTTGTTGAG GTATCAGGTGAAGTCAGTAGTGTGAGAGACGCTCTCATTCAGATCGTTCTAAGACTTCGAGAGGATGTTTTAGGAGACAAAGATAGTGTTGCTACTAGGAAACCTCCTGCAAGAACTGATAACTGTAGTTTCTTATCGGGTAGTAGTAATGCCGGTTATACACTTCCATCGTTCATGTCTTCAATGGCTTCTACAAGCGGATTCCATGGTTATGGAAGCTTTCCG GCAGGAGATAATGTTTTGGGATCAACCGGTCCATACTCATATGGACG TTTGCCTTCATCTTCTGCTCTGGAGATTCTAATCCCGGCGCATGCAATGAGTAAAGTTATGGGAAAAGGAGGAGGCAATTTGGAAAACATAAGAAGG ATATCGGGAGCGATGATAGAAATATCTGCTTCCAAAACGTCACATGGTGATCACATTGCTCTCTTATCCGGCACACTTGAACAGATGCGTTGTGCAGAGAACTTGGTCCAAGCTTTTGTTATGTCcacttga
- a CDS encoding Small nuclear ribonucleoprotein family protein encodes MEQAAERSSTIVASTSEGSDFDPISRLRKLLFRQMLVGIKDGRFFLGNFHCIDKQGNIILQDTVEYRSIRRSSPSPTEQRCLGMILIPSSCRTSCHVDCSIDEQLSLIQLKE; translated from the coding sequence ATGGAACAAGCTGCAGAGAGGAGTTCAACCATTGTTGCATCCACCTCTGAAGGGTCGGATTTTGATCCGATATCTCGATTGAGGAAGCTCTTGTTCCGCCAAATGCTTGTGGGAATCAAAGACGGCAGATTCTTCCTTGGAAATTTCCATTGCATTGACAAACAAGGAAACATCATTCTCCAAGACACTGTGGAGTATCGTAGCATACGAAGATCATCTCCTTCGCCTACTGAACAGCGTTGTCTTGGTATGATCCTAATCCCTTCCTCTTGCAGGACATCTTGCCATGTTGATTGCTCTATCGATGAACAGCTTTCGTTGATTCAGCTGAAAGAGTAG
- a CDS encoding RNA-binding KH domain-containing protein (RNA-binding KH domain-containing protein; FUNCTIONS IN: RNA binding, nucleic acid binding; INVOLVED IN: biological_process unknown; LOCATED IN: cellular_component unknown; EXPRESSED IN: 14 plant structures; EXPRESSED DURING: 6 growth stages; CONTAINS InterPro DOMAIN/s: K Homology, type 1, subgroup (InterPro:IPR018111), K Homology (InterPro:IPR004087), K Homology, type 1 (InterPro:IPR004088); BEST Arabidopsis thaliana protein match is: RNA-binding KH domain-containing protein (TAIR:AT5G46190.1); Has 4753 Blast hits to 2281 proteins in 187 species: Archae - 0; Bacteria - 0; Metazoa - 3318; Fungi - 441; Plants - 848; Viruses - 0; Other Eukaryotes - 146 (source: NCBI BLink).) has product MYKINPRENIPLDSTSQDVPAASVIVPSDLSNSVYPQTGFYSNQDHILQQGAGVPSYFNALSVSDFQGYAETAANPVPVFASSLPVTHGFGGSSRSEELVFKVLCPLCNIMRVIGKGGSTIKRIREASGSCIEVNDSRTKCGDDECVIIVTATESPDDMKSMAVEAVLLLQEYINDEDAENVKMQLLVSSKVIGCVIGKSGSVINEIRKRTNANICISKGKKDDLVEVSGEVSSVRDALIQIVLRLREDVLGDKDSVATRKPPARTDNCSFLSGSSNAGYTLPSFMSSMASTSGFHGYGSFPAGDNVLGSTGPYSYGRLPSSSALEILIPAHAMSKVMGKGGGNLENIRRISGAMIEISASKTSHGDHIALLSGTLEQMRCAENLVQAFVMST; this is encoded by the exons ATGTACAAGATCAATCCTCGTGAAAATATTCCTCTAGATTCAACCAGCCAAGATGTTCCAGCAGCTAGTGTTATAGTTCCATCAGATCTTTCTAATTCTGTCTATCCTCAAACGGGATTTTACTCGAATCAAGATCATATTCTTCAGCAAGGGGCGGGTGTTCCGTCATATTTCAATGCACTATCTGTATCTGACTTTCAAGGTTACGCAGAAACCGCTGCGAATCCAGTGcctgtttttgcttcttctctcccaGTGACTCATGGTTTTGGTGGGTCTTCCAGATCAGAAGAGCTGGTTTTTAAAGTCTTGTGCCCTTTGTGCAATATTATGCGTGTAATCGGGAAAGGAGGATCAACCATTAAAAGAATAAGAGAAGCAAGCGGTTCTTGTATTGAGGTTAATGACTCGAGAACAAAGTGTGGTGATGATGAGTGTGTTATCATTGTCACTGCTACAGAG TCTCCTGATGATATGAAGTCTATGGCTGTTGAAgctgttcttcttctgcaagaGTATATCAACGATGAGGATGCGGAAAATGTTAAGATGCaacttcttgtttcttctaagGTTATTGGATGCGTTATAGGGAAGAGTGGCTCAGTCATAAACGAAATCAGGAAAAGAACCAATGCTAATATCTGTATCTCGAAAGGGAAAAAGGATGACCTTGTTGAG GTATCAGGTGAAGTCAGTAGTGTGAGAGACGCTCTCATTCAGATCGTTCTAAGACTTCGAGAGGATGTTTTAGGAGACAAAGATAGTGTTGCTACTAGGAAACCTCCTGCAAGAACTGATAACTGTAGTTTCTTATCGGGTAGTAGTAATGCCGGTTATACACTTCCATCGTTCATGTCTTCAATGGCTTCTACAAGCGGATTCCATGGTTATGGAAGCTTTCCG GCAGGAGATAATGTTTTGGGATCAACCGGTCCATACTCATATGGACG TTTGCCTTCATCTTCTGCTCTGGAGATTCTAATCCCGGCGCATGCAATGAGTAAAGTTATGGGAAAAGGAGGAGGCAATTTGGAAAACATAAGAAGG ATATCGGGAGCGATGATAGAAATATCTGCTTCCAAAACGTCACATGGTGATCACATTGCTCTCTTATCCGGCACACTTGAACAGATGCGTTGTGCAGAGAACTTGGTCCAAGCTTTTGTTATGTCcacttga
- a CDS encoding F-box family protein (F-box family protein; CONTAINS InterPro DOMAIN/s: F-box domain, cyclin-like (InterPro:IPR001810), F-box domain, Skp2-like (InterPro:IPR022364); BEST Arabidopsis thaliana protein match is: F-box family protein (TAIR:AT5G46170.1); Has 1807 Blast hits to 1807 proteins in 277 species: Archae - 0; Bacteria - 0; Metazoa - 736; Fungi - 347; Plants - 385; Viruses - 0; Other Eukaryotes - 339 (source: NCBI BLink).), with the protein MAIILRSSDPLLSRIHPEPQEIDHFDNLPDSILLLIFNNIGDVKALGRCSVVSKRFHSLIPQVENVFVRVDCVISDDDSSSLLSDKPRSASAASPFSAIFRLVFKPLQALGQFLKRSGSSSLPSGSSPSSLLISGGDDGEIEQGGVTHHSPTQVLKNFDEIKFLKIELPSGELGIDDGVLLKWRAEFGSTLENCVILGASSVIPPTNSDKTEASSAPVAAVEDNGSIPESFYTNGGLKLRVVWTISSLIAASARHYLLQPIIAEHKTLDSLVLTDVDGQGVLCMNRDQLEELRVKPLSASSASKRTLVPALNMRLWYAPSLELPDGTVLKGATLVAIRPSESKKEVCDVSWVSSAFDEPYGVAAKMLVKRRTYCLEMNSF; encoded by the coding sequence ATGGCGATAATTCTCCGTTCATCAGATCCACTCCTCTCACGAATCCATCCGGAACCACAAGAAATCGACCACTTCGATAACCTCCCAGACTCAatcctcctcctcatcttcaACAACATCGGCGACGTCAAAGCCTTAGGTCGTTGCTCCGTCGTCTCCAAAAGATTCCATTCCTTAATCCCTCAAGTCGAAAATGTCTTCGTTCGTGTCGATTGCGTTATCTCCGACGACGATTCTTCCTCTCTCCTCTCCGATAAACCTCGATCCGCCTCCGCCGCTTCTCCTTTCTCCGCCATTTTCCGTCTCGTCTTCAAGCCGTTACAAGCTTTGGGACAGTTCCTTAAACGCtcaggttcttcttctcttccttcaggatcatctccttcttcgtTGTTGAttagtggtggtgatgatggagAGATTGAACAAGGAGGTGTAACGCATCATTCACCGACTCAGGTTTTGAAAAACTTCGATGAGATTAAGTTTCTTAAAATCGAGCTTCCTAGTGGTGAATTAGGGATTGATGATGGTGTTTTATTGAAATGGAGAGCTGAATTTGGTTCTACTCTCGAGAATTGTGTGATCCTCGGTGCTTCCTCTGTGATTCCGCCGACGAATTCGGATAAGACGGAAGCGAGTTCGGCTCCCGTCGCGGCGGTGGAAGATAATGGAAGTATACCGGAATCGTTTTATACAAACGGAGGGCTTAAGCTACGTGTTGTATGGACTATAAGCTCTTTGATTGCTGCTTCCGCTAGACATTACTTGTTGCAACCGATTATAGCAGAGCATAAGACGCTTGATAGTTTAGTGCTTACTGATGTTGATGGTCAAGGAGTTTTGTGTATGAATCGAGATCAGTTAGAGGAATTGAGAGTGAAACCATTGTcagcttcttcagcttctaAGAGGACTCTTGTACCTGCTTTGAATATGAGACTTTGGTATGCTCCTTCTTTGGAATTGCCTGATGGGACTGTGTTGAAGGGAGCTACGCTTGTGGCGATTAGGCCGAGTGAGTCGAAGAAGGAGGTGTGTGATGTGTCTTGGGTTTCTTCTGCGTTTGATGAGCCTTATGGGGTAGCTGCTAAGATGTTGGTTAAGAGAAGGACTTATTGTCTTGAAATGAATTCGTTCTAA
- a CDS encoding RNA-binding KH domain-containing protein, with translation MVERKKRKQIQRNNSESNRNQKRRISHDKINRDELVVYRILCPIDVVGGVIGKSGKVINAIRHNTKAKIKVFDQLHGCSQRVITIYCSVKEKQEEIGFTKSENEPLCCAQDALLKVYDAIVASDEENNTKTNVDRDDNKECRLLVPFSQSSSLIGKAGENIKRIRRRTRASVKVVSKDVSDPSHVCAMEYDNVVVISGEPESVKQALFAVSAIMYKINPRENIPLDSTSQDVPAASVIVPSDLSNSVYPQTGFYSNQDHILQQGAGVPSYFNALSVSDFQGYAETAANPVPVFASSLPVTHGFGGSSRSEELVFKVLCPLCNIMRVIGKGGSTIKRIREASGSCIEVNDSRTKCGDDECVIIVTATESPDDMKSMAVEAVLLLQEYINDEDAENVKMQLLVSSKVIGCVIGKSGSVINEIRKRTNANICISKGKKDDLVEVSGEVSSVRDALIQIVLRLREDVLGDKDSVATRKPPARTDNCSFLSGSSNAGYTLPSFMSSMASTSGFHGYGSFPAGDNVLGSTGPYSYGR, from the exons ATGGTAGAACGCAAGAAACGGAAACAGATTCAGAGAAACAACAGTGAGAGCAACAGGAATCAAAAGAGACGAATTTCACATGATAAGATTAATAGAGATGAGCTTGTAGTTTACAGAATCTTATGTCCTATTGATGTTGTTGGAGGTGTTATAGGTAAAAGTGGTAAAGTCATCAACGCCATTAGGCATAACACAAAAGCCAAGATCAAAGTATTTGATCAGTTACATGGTTGCAGCCAAAGAGTCATAACAATCTATTGCTCTgttaaagagaaacaagaagaaatcgGTTTTACGAAGAGCGAAAACGAGCCTCTTTGTTGTGCACAAGATGCTCTTCTTAAAGTCTATGATGCAATTGTAGCTAGTGATGAAGAGAACAACACTAAGACTAATGTAGATAGAGATGATAACAAGGAATGCCGTCTTTTAGTTCCGTTTAGTCAATCTTCTAGTTTGATTGGTAAGGCTGGTGAGAACATTAAGAGGATAAGACGTAGAACTAGAGCTAGTGTTAAGGTTGTTTCGAAAGATGTTTCGGATCCTTCACATGTTTGTGCCATGGAATATGACAATGTAGTTGTG ATATCTGGTGAGCCTGAATCCGTGAAGCAAGCGCTTTTTGCTGTTTCTGCAATCATGTACAAGATCAATCCTCGTGAAAATATTCCTCTAGATTCAACCAGCCAAGATGTTCCAGCAGCTAGTGTTATAGTTCCATCAGATCTTTCTAATTCTGTCTATCCTCAAACGGGATTTTACTCGAATCAAGATCATATTCTTCAGCAAGGGGCGGGTGTTCCGTCATATTTCAATGCACTATCTGTATCTGACTTTCAAGGTTACGCAGAAACCGCTGCGAATCCAGTGcctgtttttgcttcttctctcccaGTGACTCATGGTTTTGGTGGGTCTTCCAGATCAGAAGAGCTGGTTTTTAAAGTCTTGTGCCCTTTGTGCAATATTATGCGTGTAATCGGGAAAGGAGGATCAACCATTAAAAGAATAAGAGAAGCAAGCGGTTCTTGTATTGAGGTTAATGACTCGAGAACAAAGTGTGGTGATGATGAGTGTGTTATCATTGTCACTGCTACAGAG TCTCCTGATGATATGAAGTCTATGGCTGTTGAAgctgttcttcttctgcaagaGTATATCAACGATGAGGATGCGGAAAATGTTAAGATGCaacttcttgtttcttctaagGTTATTGGATGCGTTATAGGGAAGAGTGGCTCAGTCATAAACGAAATCAGGAAAAGAACCAATGCTAATATCTGTATCTCGAAAGGGAAAAAGGATGACCTTGTTGAG GTATCAGGTGAAGTCAGTAGTGTGAGAGACGCTCTCATTCAGATCGTTCTAAGACTTCGAGAGGATGTTTTAGGAGACAAAGATAGTGTTGCTACTAGGAAACCTCCTGCAAGAACTGATAACTGTAGTTTCTTATCGGGTAGTAGTAATGCCGGTTATACACTTCCATCGTTCATGTCTTCAATGGCTTCTACAAGCGGATTCCATGGTTATGGAAGCTTTCCG GCAGGAGATAATGTTTTGGGATCAACCGGTCCATACTCATATGGACGGTAA